The Coccidioides posadasii str. Silveira chromosome 3, complete sequence genome contains a region encoding:
- a CDS encoding uncharacterized protein (EggNog:ENOG410PFB1~COG:U,Y~BUSCO:933at33183): MEKQGDAPQLIREATELAQVLSAPGNASFVQTAQARLQTLQKSAAGWAIADSLLGSEDANVRFYGALTLTMKIHQDWANLGEQMVRDLLIRLVDCFLLLVNKNETSVVMRKFITSMTAMFFKPQAPWTRCIRHVAISLANGKYLPEEQADLQSFQTLVLPSLNYDRLLAVMSFSTTLAEESVRHAQNSSGYQDRLTANMNDAFFLINYSFQRAINNAQASANNVSSDQPTNTAQEAISSLQAWITAMRSVRVDRGALSSAVNVPISCAIRFLSEPRLAPNTMELLTDIILSQPKLLTPDHFTGIMDFLIGSDGEQYAMAILNGEFEDDQMRFLELLLSFASSETQIRVLTHSPDEKHERILFLLFKLFHAPGVGAVEDMASNLLLEFWTEAADNISELIMEGAFDEPTLSVKENFTRVIAECFDKFRYPNPSVLSEWEDDDVKIFNTFRRDFSDFLLATYPLLGVPMIQQIQERAAVAIRDHDWERFEVAMFCLASLADTIAENKHADDLLHALFHSELFDAICFGRTDIPLKTRQTLSDMIAKYTPYFERNHNLLAPVLNFLFSSLGMPSSEQAAAKSISSLCGTCRQPLTIYVEEFISKFAQLHANPSTNGHTLERVVEGIASVIQAVGSELGKANLLLKLLDPLCQEGKQARDISRTGQHEAGLASGLRVMGCTASIGKGLRAPEEFCINLDEESPDRSAGSDFWTGDPRATSLQSLIIQILEHLVNEFCADGDIIEGACDVLKAGYTEKSPGPYVLPPEVTVRFVKAVDMTSTRFPVVMGTASAFLASRATNPAQIHNEVVELIVHCYNLMVRMAQDPVQYDPEVAHSCIDFLTRSLPKYSRSFFSLIEAPQDKPEVVQAILHFTLVTLKGPDTLPLRAACSFWTTLLGLHDLPPAFTPDGLYKGQEQTATAKPFDAYLAQLGDVVISQIAGKCARSELDHFSEVIKKFAFQHPGAAKMHLGNALVSLDASSNEAAGGPAGQPGNNHNADSGVSKSERARFLASIFAVRGSRATNNLVRGFWVSCRGKGFAYA, translated from the exons ATGGAGAAGCAAGGAGATGCCCCGCAGCTTATTCGCGAGGCTACGGAG CTTGCTCAAGTTCTGAGTGCCCCTGGGAACGCTAGCTTTGTACAGACTGCCCAAGCTCGTCTGCAGACCCTGCAGAAATCTGCTGCGGGCTGGGCTATTGCGGATAGCCTACTTGGAAGCGAAGATGCAAACGTCCGATTTTATGGCGCTCTTACATTGACCATGAAGATTCACCAGGACTG GGCCAACCTTGGAGAGCAAATGGTCAGGGATCTGCTCATCCGCCTGGTGGATTGTTTTCTGCTTTTAGTCAACAAGAATGAAACGTCAGTAGTCATGAGAAAATTCATCACAAGCATGACTGCAATGTTCTTCAAGCCCCAAGCTCCATGGACACGCTGCATACGACACGTTGCCATTTCATTAGCGAACGGGAAATATTTGCCAGAGGAGCAAGCTGACCTGCAAAGTTTCCAAACCCTCGTCCTACCTTCACTCAATTATGACCGCCTCCTGGCGGTCATGTCCTTTTCAACCACACTCGCCGAAGAATCTGTCCGACATGCTCAAAACAG CTCTGGCTATCAGGATCGACTCACGGCAAACATGAATGATGCCTTTTTTCTGATTAATTATTCCTTCCAGCGTGCTATTAATAATGCACAAGCTTCAGCAAACAATGTTTCATCTGATCAGCCAACAAATACGGCGCAAGAGGCCATCTCATCCCTACAG GCTTGGATTACTGCAATGCGCAGCGTCCGCGTCGACAGAGGGGCTCTCTCTTCCGCAGTCAATGTTCCAATATCCTGTGCGATCCGGTTCCTCTCCGAGCCTCGCCTCGCCCCGAACACAATGGAACTGCTTACTGATATTATTCTAAGTCAACCAAAGTTACTCACGCCGGATCATTTTACCGGTATCATGGATTTCTTAATTGGGTCAGATGGAGAACAATACGCAATGGCCATCTTAAATGGGGAGTTCGAAGATGATCAAATGCGATTTTTGGAATTGCTCCTCAGCTTCGCTTCGTCAGAGACTCAGATACGAGTCTTGACTCACTCCCCTGACGAGAAACATGAACGCATACTGTTTTTACTATTTAAACTGTTCCATGCGCCTGGTGTCGGTGCAGTTGAGGACATGGCAAGTAATCTTCTACTTGAATTTTGGACCGAAGCTGCCGATAATATAAGCGAATTAATTATGGAGGGCGCCTTTGACGAACCGACTCTCTCGGTCAAGGAAAACTTTACCCGTGTTATTGCGGAATGTTTTGATAAATTTAGGTATCCCAACCCGTCGGTTCTGAGCGAATGGGAGGACGACGATGTCAAAATCTTTAATACTTTTCGACGGGATTTTAGTGACTTTCTGTTGGCTACCTATCCACTTTTGGGCGTTCCCATGAttcagcaaatccaagagCGAGCTGCTGTGGCGATACGCGACCATGACTGGGAAAGATTTGAAGTTGCTATGTTTTGCCTGGCATCTTTGGCGGATACGATTGCCGAGAATAAGCATGCCGACGATCTGTTGCATGCGCTATTTCACTCCGAGCTTTTTGATGCTATATGCTTTGGTCGAACGGACATTCCGTTGAAAACTCGCCAGACGCTCTCTGATATGATTGCGAAATATACGCCATATTTTGAAAGGAACCACAACCTCCTTGCACCGGTGTTGAATTTCTTGTTTAGTTCACTGGGAATGCCCAGTTCTGAGCAAGCAGCTGCAAAGTCAATTTCGAGTTTATGCGGGACTTGTCGTCAGCCCTTAACGATATATGTCGAAGAATTTATCAGCAAGTTCGCTCAGCTTCATGCCAATCCGTCCACAAACGGCCATACCCTGGAGCGAGTTGTGGAAGGCATCGCTTCGGTGATCCAGGCCGTCGGTTCTGAACTTGGCAAGGCAAACTTGCTCCTGAAGTTGCTCGACCCCCTGTGCCAAGAAGGAAAGCAGGCCAGAGACATCTCGCGGACCGGCCAGCATGAAGCAGGTCTTGCGAGTGGCTTAAGGGTAATGGGTTGTACGGCAAGCATCGGCAAGGGATTGCGAGCTCCGGAAGAGTTTTGTATTAACCTCGATGAGGAGAGCCCAGATCGTTCTGCCGGAAGCGACTTCTGGACAGGTGATCCTCGTGCGACTTCGCTTCAGTCGCTTATTATACAAATTCTGGAGCATCTTGTAAACGAGTTCTGTGCCGATGGAGATATTATTGAAGGTGCATGCGACGTCCTAAAAGCGGGTTACACAGAGAAGTCGCCAGGGCCTTACGTACTTCCCCCTGAAGTGACTGTACGCTTTGTGAAAGCAGTTGACATGACCTCTACACGATTTCCTGTTGTTATGGGAACCGCATCTGCTTTTCTAGCCTCAAGGGCGACAAACCCAGCACAAATTCACAACGAAGTTGTTGAGCTCATAGTTCATTGTTACAACCTCATGGTCCGGATGGCGCAGGACCCGGTGCAATATGATCCAGAGGTGGCCCATAGCTGCATTGACTTTCTAACACGGTCTCTTCCAAAATACAGCCGATCGTTCTTCAGCCTTATCGAGGCGCCTCAAGACAAGCCTGAAGTAGTCCAGGCTATTCTGCACTTTACGCTCGTTACACTCAAAGGCCCGGATACGCTTCCTCTGCGTGCAGCATGCTCCTTTTGGACAACATTGCTGGGGTTACACGACCTGCCCCCTGCTTTTACCCCTGACGGCCTTTACAAAGGACAGGAACAAACCGCCACGGCAAAACCATTCGACGCATATCTGGCGCAGCTGGGCGATGTTGTGATAAGCCAGATCGCCGGGAAATGCGCCCGGTCCGAACTTGATCACTTCAGCGAGgttatcaagaaatttgCCTTTCAGCACCCTGGTGCTGCGAAGATGCACCTGGGCAACGCGCTTGTGTCGCTGGATGCGAGCTCGAACGAAGCTGCTGGAGGCCCGGCAGGCCAGCCGGGCAATAACCACAACGCCGATTCTGGTGTATCTAAGTCTGAGCGGGCAAGGTTCCTAGCGTCGATTTTCGCTGTTAGAGGATCGCGCGCAACGAATAATCTGGTTCGGGGATTTTGGGTTTCGTGTCGGGGGAAGGGCTTTGCGTATGCCTGA
- a CDS encoding uncharacterized protein (EggNog:ENOG410PFDG~COG:E~MEROPS:MER0016544~BUSCO:2860at33183): protein MTLFRSSLRLRLPVTLLSPPPIHKHSRLFSASHRLFTAAEMPVDTSQRLAKLRELMKERHVDVYLIPSEDSHQSEYIAPCDARRAFISGFTGSAGCAIVSMSKAALSTDGRYFNQAAKQLDENWLLLKRGMENVPTWQEWTAEQAEGGKVVGVDPSLITAAEARKLSDTIKDTGGSLVGVPDNLVDLVWGGDRPARPREKVMVHPIEFAGQSFEEKITDLRKELTKKKRAGMVISMLDEIAWLYNLRGADIPFNPVFFAYAIVTHSTAELFVDEAKLTQAVKEHLGDKVALRPYESIFESLKLLSQAAASNGDEGHQKFLLSDKASWSLNLALGGEEKVEEVRSPIADAKAVKNAVELEGTRACHIRDGAALTEYFAWLENELINKKTVLNEVNASDKLAQIRSKHKDFVGLSFDTISSTGPNAAIIHYRAERGNCPNIDPNAVYLCDSGAQYLDGTTDTTRTLHFGKPTEMEKKAYTLVLKGLISIDTAVFPKGTTGYAIDAFARQHLWRNGLDYLHGTGHGVGSYLNVHEGPMGIGTRVQYAETPITAGNVLSDEPGYYEDGNFGIRIENIVVAKEVKTPHKFGDKPWIGFEHVTMTPLCQNLMDTSLLTAEEKKWVNDYHTEVWEKTKGFFNNDELTRNWLKRETQPI, encoded by the exons ATGACCCTCTTCCGTTCCTCTCTGCGTCTCCGTCTCCCGGTCACACTCCTCTCCCCACCTCCAATCCACAAACACAGCCGACTTTTCTCTGCAAGCCACCGATTGTTTACCGCCGCCGAGATGCCAGTGGACACGTCGCAGCGTTTGGCGAAGCTGAGGGAGTTGATGAAGGAGCGGCATGTTGATGTGTACC TCATCCCATCCGAAGACAGCCATCAGTCAGAATACATTGCACCATGCGACGCTCGTCGAG CATTCATCTCCGGCTTTACCGGTTCTGCAGGATGTGCCATCGTCTCCATGTCCAAGGCTGCCCTCTCCACCGATGGGAGATACTTCAACCAAGCCGCCAAACAGCTCGATGAGAATTGGCTCCTGCTAAAGCGTGGAATGGAAAACGTCCCCACCTGGCAAGAATG GACCGCTGAACAGGCAGAAGGAGGCAAAGTTGTCGGCGTTGACCCGTCGCTCATTACAGCGG CCGAGGCACGCAAGCTTTCTGATACGATCAAAGACACCGGTGGATCCCTCGTTGGTGTCCCAGACAACTTGGTTGATCTTGTATGGGGAGGAGACCGACCCGCCCGCCCAAGGGAGAAGGTCATGGTCCATCCTATAGAGTTCGCTGGGCAGTCATTCGAAGAGAAGATCACAGACTTGCGAAAGGAGCTcaccaagaagaagagggccgGCATGGTCATAT CGATGCTTGATGAGATTGCGTGGCTTTACAACTTGCGAGGCGCTGA TATCCCATTCAACCCCGTCTTTTTCGCATACGCAATCGTTACTCATTCCACGGCCGAGCTCTTTGTTGATGAAGCTAAATTGACCCAAGCGGTCAAGGAGCACCTTGGGGATAAAGTCGCTTTGCGACCTTACGAATCCATCTTTGAGTCCCTAAAACTGCTCAGCCAGGCAGCGGCCAGCAACGGTGATGAAGGCCACCAGAAATTCCTGCTGTCTGACAAGGCTTCCTGGTCTCTTAACCTGGCTCTGGGAGGGGAGGAGAAGGTCGAAGAGGTCCGGAGTCCCATCGCCGATGCCAAGGCCGTCAAGAATGCCGTCGAGCTCGAAGGAACGAGGGCATGCCATATCCGTGATGGAGCCGCTCTGACGGAGTACTTTGCCTGGCTTGAGAACGAGCTGATTAACAAAAAGACTGTGCTCAACGAGGTTAATGCCTCTGATAAATTGGCACAAATCCGCTCCAAGCATAAGGATTTTGTCGGCCTCTCCTTTGACACCATCTCCTCTACCGGACCAAATGCTGCTATCATCCACTACCGAGCCGAGAGGGGTAATTGCCCAAATATTGACCCCAATGCTGTTTATCTTTGCGATTCAGGTGCGCAGTACCTCGATGGGACAACTGACACCACCCGCACTCTTCACTTCGGCAAGCCAACGGAGATGGAGAAGAAGGCATATACGCTCGTCCTCAAGGGTCTGATCAGCATCGATACTGCTGTTTTCCCCAAGGGCACCACCGGATATGCGATAGATGCTTTCGCCAGGCAGCATCTGTGGCGGAATGGATTGGACTATCTGCACGGTACTGGCCACGGAGTTGGCTCATACCTG AATGTCCATGAGGGACCAATGGGCATTGGCACGCGAGTCCAGTATGCAGAAACTCCCATCACCGCGGGCAACGTCTTATCTGATG AACCTGGTTACTACGAAGATGGCAATTTCGGCATCCGAATTGAAA ATATCGTTGTGGCCAAGGAGGTCAAAACCCCGCATAAGTTCGGGGATAAGCCATGGATTGGATTCGAGCATGTCACTATGACACCTCTCTGTCAAAACTTGATGGACACTTCTTTGCTGACGGCAGAGGAGAAGAAGTGGGTGAATGACTACCACACTGAAGTCTGGGAGAAGACCAAGGGATTCTTCAACAACGATGAGTTGACAAGGAATTGGCTGAAGCGGGAGACACAGCCgatttaa
- a CDS encoding uncharacterized protein (BUSCO:56432at4751~EggNog:ENOG410PGD6~COG:U~BUSCO:954at33183), producing MNSRNGFPNSGPSPSDRNYASSRKLENPAINPLVTNNGYGPSGSRERRPGGYGGLYDTQPSEPLERERRTPSSSRSRARSRARDDGRFGGGQGGRHDDGGQYGGVRGQTPVGSGRSHQVDDIIRLIHQEWDVMSSDDCIPVQIGLQLMDSSTLGQADREPDFVRAHKGLKKALKAIVNEHHQGFSGAIGTYHSIQSSIQNSQGRLRSLKSTLAEARSGLLTTKPELQGLATAAQSYDDLLQLLNQIEHIQSLPETLEARISEKRFIAAVGVLKEAMDLVHRPEFENIGGLGDLRTYFANQETSLMDILIEELHDHLYLKSPYCQDRWKTPAEDGMGGASTPRGIATWDKPVYKFLSNLNVTTPLVDDTSNNPEADTFSYIHLIIETLHKMGNMEAMVDRIEQRLPVELYAVVDKTSAEIAARYQDSTRRVQKDAHAPDRPLDVIEERGHILSEFLWGLYAKFEAIAEGHRVVHDIVVGIAKREGNQKETLKNGFKELWKLYQSEIRSLLHDYLATDGASTFRTAPGAAEDRYSSIQRDKSKKLFKLSEIDQNSADIKTEQADLDEILRSSVPGLVSKSRQKLSSSGPTRSDQESSGTGHKLLIEPNVFNISLLLPPALSFIQRLTDIVPIDSDIDVNKLTTFLDDFMTHVFQPQLEEAVTELCAMCFIAADAYMEDPQWSLHSTKPIFKGTITFMDLIRRFSRVLDSIPHDQAFTQLLIGQMVTYYEKCCGWYKALVSRMSSLYPGGIRLKASAAYAEAEDTRSIATQLWESHVSERQELMNKEIDLLINRTNNTSLEPYDIVSDPKTVYSVSLLYNSMNWLVSSLSKLRHITPYTADSSRGHSRQLSGGRRWTFSKTRSELWAQSPRLPMTEESVKGFDTTLESIKSLAITALLTLHLDIRCGAIHMVTRSLKGGMSSQRTEATPSTPVSSTDNNWTHILSAQPTSASPAILELNNDLISFDASITTYLGPREHFFITSGLANLIDRAFVSGTRFIGAMNVNGAQRLQLDVLVLQQNLKNIIVPPPQPAAKSTPKSPSSEQKINAVIQETVALPRSAKFLDWFLEGPDKAVQHAKEEKEAFRRGDVQAMEAGNGEPFTYDELKVLVELCFSAVLKGPRGTESREDFLAAKRGSGDALLRLSEVINNSKNSDTLVE from the exons ATGAACTCCCGCAACGGCTTTCCCAACTCCGGCCCCAGCCCCTCCGATCGAAACTATGCGTCTTCGAGGAAGTTGGAAAACCCGGCGATCAATCCGCTAGTTACGAACAATGGCTATGGCCCTTCGGGCTCGCGAGAGCGTAGGCCCGGCGGGTACGGAGGGCTCTACGATACGCAGCCGTCCGAGCCGCTGGAGAGGGAGCGCCGGACGCCCTCCTCGTCGCGCTCGCGGGCAAGGTCGCGGGCCAGGGATGATGGGCGATTTGGTGGAGGGCAGGGCGGTCGGCATGATGATGGAGGACAGTATGGAGGAGTGAGAGGCCAGACGCCGGTGGGTTCGGGGCGGAGTCACCAGGTTGATG ATATTATTCGTCTTATCCATCAGGAATGGGATGTCATGTCCAGCGACGACTGTATACCAGTCCAGATTGGGCTTCAGTTGATGGACAGCAGCACCCTCGGCCAGGCGGACAGAGAACCAGACTTTGTACGAGCGCATAAGGGTTTAAAGAAGGCTCTGAAGGCTATTGTCAATG AACATCATCAGGGGTTTAGCGGCGCGATTGGCACCTATCACAGCATTCAATCTAGCATCCAAAACTCTCAAGGCCGGCTTCGATCGTTAAAGTCTACACTCGCAGAAGCTAGATCGGGATTGCTCACGACGAAACCGGAACTCCAAGGCCTAGCAACGGCTGCACAAAGCTATGATGATTTGTTGCAATTGCTGAACCAAATAGAACATATACAATCCCTTCCTGAGACGCTCGAAGCACGAATATCAGAGAAACGATTTATAGCCGCTGTGGGTGTTCTGAAGGAAGCAATGGATCTAGTACATCGCCCAGAATTCGAGAATATTGGCGGGCTCGGAGACTTGCGAACTTATTTTGCCAACCAAGAGACATCGTTGATGGATATTCTCATTGAGGAGCTACACGATCACCTGTACCTCAAATCCCCGTATTGCCAGGACCGCTGGAAGACACCCGCGGAGGATGGAATGGGTGGCGCGAGTACCCCGCGTGGAATCGCTACTTGGGATAAGCCAGTGTATAAGTTCTTGTCAAACCTCAATGTGACTACGCCCCTCGTTGACGATACATCCAATAACCCGGAAGCCGATACATTTTCCTATATCCATTTGATTATCGAAACTCTCCACAAGATGGGAAATATGGAAGCTATGGTTGACCGTATCGAACAGAGGCTCCCCGTTGAACTCTACGCTGTCGTTGACAAAACAAGTGCCGAAATAGCCGCCCGGTATCAGGATTCTACTCGCAGGGTGCAGAAAGATGCTCATGCCCCTGATAGGCCTCTGGATGTTATTGAGGAGCGTGGCCATATCCTTTCCGAATTTTTGTGGGGTTTGTATGCAAAATTTGAGGCGATCGCTGAGGGACATCGTGTCGTTCACGACATCGTCGTAGGAATTGCCAAGAGGGAAGGTAACCAGAAAGAGACATTAAAGAATGGCTTCAAGGAGCTATGGAAGTTGTACCAGAGTGAG ATACGCTCTCTGCTACATGACTATCTTGCCACAGACGGGGCCTCCACATTCAGAACTGCTCCCGGCGCGGCAGAGGATCGATATTCCTCGATCCAACGAGACAAATCCAAA AAATTATTCAAGTTGTCCGAAATCGACCAGAACTCAGCCGATATCAAAACTGAACAAGCTGACTTGGACGAAATCTTGCGATCATCCGTGCCCGGTCTCGTATCCAAATCGCGGCAAAAGCTTTCATCTAGCGGCCCAACTCGTTCCGATCAAGAAAGCTCAGGGACGGGCCATAAATTGCTTATCGAACCCAATGTCTTTAACATTAGCCTACTCCTACCTCCAGCTCTGTCCTTCATCCAACGCCTCACAGACATCGTTCCGATTGATTCGGATATCGATGTTAACAAGCTGACTACGTTTTTGGACGATTTCATGACACATGTCTTCCAGCCACAACTAGAGGAGGCTGTGACAGAATTATGTGCCATGTGTTTTATTGCAGCGGACGCATATATGGAGGATCCGCAATGGAGCTTGCACTCGACAAAGCCAATATTCAAG GGAACAATCACCTTCATGGACCTTATCAGGAGGTTTAGCCGGGTCTTGGATAGTATTCCTCATGATCAAGCTTTCACACAATTGTTGATCGGCCAAATGGTCACGTACTATGAGAAATGCTGCGGCTGGTATAAAG CTCTTGTGAGCCGAATGTCTTCCCTTTACCCAGGTGGCATCCGATTGAAAGCTTCGGCAGCATATGCAGAGGCTGAGGACACCCGCAGCATCGCGACGCAGCTTTGGGAGAGCCATGTGAGTGAGCGACAGGAGCTCATGAACAAG GAAATTGATCTATTGATCAACCGGACAAATAATACATCCTTAGAACCGTACGATATTGTTTCAGACCCAAAAacagtttattcagtttcaTTGCTCTATAACAGCATG AATTGGCTTGTAAGCAGCCTGTCGAAACTGCGACATATTACGCCATATACGGCCGATTCTTCTCGAGGACACTCAAGGCAGCTCTCAGGTGGCCGTCGATGGACATTTTCAAAAACAAGATCTGAACTCTGGGCCCAATCTCCTCGTTTACCTATGACCGAAGAATCGGTTAAGGGCTTTGATACAACTCTTGAATCGATCAAAAGTCTGGCAATCACCGCTCTCTTGACACTCCATCTGGACATCCGATGCGGAGCGATTCACATGGTCACCCGCAGTCTAAAAGGCGGCATGAGCTCCCAGCGAACAGAAGCCACGCCATCAACTCCTGTATCCTCGACGGACAACAATTGGACCCACATTCTCTCGGCGCAGCCGACTTCTGCATCTCCTGCCATCCTTGAGCTCAACAACGACCTTATTTCTTTCGACGCCAGTATAACCACCTATTTAGGGCCCAGAGAACATTTCTTCATCACCTCCGGCCTCGCGAATTTGATAGACCGAGCATTCGTCTCTGGCACCCGATTCATCGGTGCAATGAACGTCAATGGTGCCCAGAGACTTCAACTGGACGTCCTCGTCCTGCAGCAGAATCTTAAAAATATAATCGTACCCCCACCCCAACCCGCAGCCAAGTCGACACCCAAATCGCCGTCTTCCGAACAAAAAATCAACGCCGTCATCCAGGAAACTGTTGCCCTTCCACGTAGCGCTAAGTTCCTTGACTGGTTCTTAGAAGGCCCGGATAAAGCCGTGCAACACGCcaaagaggaaaaagaagcctTTAGGCGCGGAGATGTTCAAGCCATGGAGGCCGGGAACGGCGAGCCGTTTACGTACGATGAGTTAAAGGTGCTGGTCGAGCTGTGCTTTTCTGCAGTACTCAAGGGGCCAAGGGGAACAGAGAGCCGAGAAGACTTTTTGGCTGCGAAGAGGGGAAGTGGGGATGCATTGTTGCGACTGAGCGAGGTTAT CAACAATTCAAAAAATTCCGATACCCTTGTCGAGTAA
- the CBF1 gene encoding basic helix-loop-helix protein (EggNog:ENOG410PNSV~COG:K~BUSCO:11289at33183) yields MSDNIGSISTADGKRKRESLDAGDSQRLARSPPMANTNANMHPNNGNIHGYDTHGLNNPTELSHIDQQLLQHVGGQNGVSDDNAMTAKAALAAHPQPKFSAPESAFDNNALGHNIAAFGEDVTQVAMPGVHGHNSTAAAVYAAREAQSISHSKPPVGSPEWHTQRKNNHKEVERRRRETINEGINELAKLVPGCEKAKGSILQRAVQYISKLQEDNKTMVDRWDTTQMTTTQAIAEISAQNAKLKAEVNRRGVLAMKWLQRCREAGLDFPDYDDDKDLSQLEIDDVQI; encoded by the exons ATGTCTGACAACATCGGCTCGATCTCCACCGCTGACGGAAAGCGCAAACGCGAATCTCTTGACGCTGGTGATAGCCAGCGGTTGGCTCGCTCGCCTCCCATGGCGAACACCAACGCCAATATGCACCCGAACAATGGCAACATCCATG GATACGATACCCATGGATTAAACAACCCCACCGAGCTGAGCCACATTGACCAGCAGCTTCTTCAACACGTCGGTGGTCAGAATGGCGTCTCCGATGATAACGCGATGACTGCGAAGGCTGCTCTCGCCGCTCACCCCCAGCCTAAATTCTCGGCCCCAGAGTCGGCTTTTGACAACAACGCCCTCGGCCACAATATCGCCGCGTTCGGCGAAGACGTTACGCAAGTTGCCATGCCAGGTGTGCACGGGCACAACTCCACTGCTGCAGCTGTTTACGCTGCCCGCGAAGCTCAGAGCATCAGCCACTCGAAACCGCCCGTGGGTTCTCCTGAGTGGCATAcccaaagaaaaaataatCACAAAGAAG TCGAACGACGTCGTCGCGAGACTATAAACGAAGGAATCAATGAACTCGCAAAGCTGGTTCCTGGCTGCGAAAAGGCAAAAGGCTCTATCCTGCAACGTGCTGTGCAGTACATTTCGAAGTTGCAAGAGGATAATAAAACCATGGTTGATCGTTGGGACACAACCCAAATGACCACCACTCAAGCCATTGCAGAAATCAGCGCCCAAAATGCCAAGCTGAAGGCTGAGGTCAACCGTCGTGGTGTCCTCGCGATGAAGTGGCTGCAGCGATGCCGAGAAGCCGGCCTCGATTTTCCAGACTACGACGACGACAAGGACCTCTCGCAGCTCGAAATCGATGACGTCCAGATCTAA
- the NTA1 gene encoding Carbon-nitrogen hydrolase (EggNog:ENOG410PKBZ~COG:E~BUSCO:13799at33183), producing MRIATLQFSPRLRDVEGNIERGEEILNKWEQSHGDEARKLDLLVLPEMAFTGYNFSSLETIKPYLEPTRSGPTAKWARSTARRLGCVVCVGYPEIRATKSDQTSVQESSEAETSNLEHEKRFNSLIIEDSSGNTLLNYQKCFLYYTDEPWASEGENGKGYFPLPVSIRSKPGETLSNRSQSTVHIPTAVGICMDINPYKFIAPYTAYEFATHVLDSGAKLVIVSMAWLTWLTSEELAGEPQTPDTDTFQYWIQRFWPLITRDSWDGEEIIIVFANRTGEEEGMEGKDTARYAGTSCVIGIRKANADDGDNSKEEERRYFDVDIVVWERLGRAEEGVCFVDTDLPPKMVFKVVRRQGE from the exons ATGAGAATCGCCACATTACAGTTCTCACCGCGCCTGAGAGATGTCGAGGGTAATATTGAACGCGGCGAGGAGATCCTCAACAAATGGGAGCAAAGTCATGGCGATGAAGCGCGGAAACTAGACCTGCTGGTCTTGCCGGAGATGGCGTTTACTG GCTacaatttctcttctctggAGACTATCAAACCTTACCTTGAGCCTACTCGTTCCGGACCAACGGCAAAATGGGCTCGTTCGACTGCACGCCGACTAGGCTGTGTGGTCTGTGTCGGTTATCCGGAGATCCGTGCTACTAAATCCGACCAGACATCGGTGCAAGAATCCTCTGAAGCCGAAACATCCAATCTTGAACATGAGAAGCGGTTCAATTCGCTTATTATTGAAGATTCGTCTGGAAATACGTTGCTCAACTACCAGAAATGCTTCCTCTATTACACGGATGAACCCTGGGCATCTGAGGGAGAGAATGGAAAGGGATATTTTCCACTTCCAGTTTCTATACGATCAAAACCAGGCGAGACACTCAGTAATCGCTCACAATCGACGGTCCACATTCCCACGGCCGTTGGAATATGCATGGACATCAACCCTTACAAGTTCATTGCTCCGTACACTGCATACGAGTTTGCCACGCACGTCCTCGACAGCGGAGCAAAGCTGGTCATCGTCTCAATGGCATGGCTTACTTGGCTTACCTCTGAGGAATTAGCTGGCGAACCACAAACGCCAGACACAGACACGTTCCAGTACTGGATCCAGAGGTTCTGGCCCTTGATCACCAGGGACAGCTGGGACGGTGAGGAGATCATCATTGTGTTTGCCAACCGGACTGGAGAGGAAGAGGGCATGGAGGGGAAGGACACGGCGCGATATGCGGGGACGAGCTGCGTAATTGGGATTCGCAAGGCAAACGCAGATGACGGAGACAACAGCAAAGAAGAGGAGCGGAGGTATTTTGACGTCGACATTGTGGTTTGGGAGAGACTTGGGCGCGCTGAGGAAGGCGTTTGCTTTGTAGATACAGATTTGCCTCCTAAGATGGTTTTCAAGGTTGTCAGGAGGCAGGGAGAGTGA